A window of Eubacteriaceae bacterium ES3 contains these coding sequences:
- a CDS encoding DUF389 domain-containing protein, protein MKEYFLNLFNSLIDNLNDDQLTTEEIHASIVSGIRLNGAPLIILFCAIIVASVGLNVNSTAVIIGAMLISPLMNPIITIGYSAAIYDGFLLRDAFVKFGLQVIIALIASSIYFLFSPLDTATSELVARTSPSFFDMLIAFFGGAAGIIGSTRREKSNVIPGVAIATALMPPMCTVGYGIANQKIDFILGAGYLFTINAFFIILATFLIVKIMKLRPELSVYKNYNIFIKRIIIVGIILIALPATITTLYTAYNTFQNTVVTTVVENYINTEVDSSTTTTIRAIINRSNKTLEIDLMGDPYTDEELASIISQKDDYGLEDYTVSISQDIRDILYRYFSKINDDGVSKNIITIEN, encoded by the coding sequence ATGAAAGAATATTTTTTGAATTTGTTTAACTCGCTGATTGACAACTTAAATGATGATCAGTTAACTACTGAAGAAATCCATGCTTCTATAGTTTCAGGAATTAGACTTAATGGTGCCCCCTTAATCATTTTGTTTTGTGCTATCATCGTTGCCTCGGTAGGATTAAACGTAAACTCCACTGCCGTTATTATTGGGGCTATGCTGATTTCGCCACTGATGAACCCTATCATTACAATTGGCTACAGTGCCGCTATTTATGATGGATTTCTTTTGCGCGATGCCTTTGTTAAATTCGGCCTTCAGGTGATTATCGCCCTGATCGCTTCCAGCATCTATTTTTTATTTTCACCACTGGATACCGCGACCAGCGAACTAGTCGCCAGAACTTCCCCATCATTTTTTGATATGCTGATTGCTTTCTTTGGAGGCGCAGCTGGAATTATCGGCTCCACCCGCCGGGAAAAGTCAAATGTTATCCCTGGTGTTGCTATTGCCACCGCTTTAATGCCGCCTATGTGTACCGTTGGCTATGGGATTGCCAACCAGAAGATCGACTTTATTTTAGGCGCCGGATATCTATTTACCATCAATGCTTTTTTTATCATTCTGGCTACCTTTTTGATTGTAAAAATTATGAAACTCAGACCAGAACTTAGCGTTTATAAAAATTATAATATCTTTATTAAAAGAATCATTATTGTCGGTATCATTCTAATTGCTTTGCCGGCAACGATAACCACCCTGTATACCGCCTATAACACATTTCAAAATACCGTAGTTACAACCGTTGTGGAAAACTACATCAATACTGAGGTGGACAGTTCAACAACGACGACTATCCGTGCCATTATCAATCGCTCCAATAAAACGCTGGAAATCGATTTGATGGGAGACCCTTACACCGACGAGGAACTCGCCTCAATCATCTCCCAAAAAGACGATTACGGCCTGGAGGACTACACAGTAAGTATATCCCAGGATATTCGCGACATTTTATACCGTTATTTTTCCAAAATTAATGATGATGGCGTCTCGAAAAACATTATTACCATAGAGAATTAA